From a region of the Pseudomonadaceae bacterium SI-3 genome:
- a CDS encoding alanine transaminase, with the protein MAFSRIDRLPAYVFNVTAELKLEARRRGEDIVDLSMGNPDGATPPHIVAKLCEVAQRDDTHGYSSSKGIHRLRRTIAQWYQNRYNVEIDPETEAIVTIGSKEGLAHLMLATLDAGDTVLVPNPSYPIHIYGAVIAGAQVRSVPLVSGVDFFIELERAIRESIPTPKMMIFGFPSNPTAQCVELDFFERVIALAKQYDILVVHDLAYADIVFDGWQAPSIMQVPGAKDVAVEFFTLSKSYNMAGWRVGFMVGNAELVNALARIKSYHDYGMFTPLQVAAIAALEGDQSCVKAIAETYQARRDVLVSGLRAIGWMVEQPKATMYVWAKIPEQYQHLGSLEFAKKLMVEAKVAVSPGIGFGEYGDDHVRFALIENQSRIRQALRGIRAMLRAEGSE; encoded by the coding sequence ATGGCATTCAGTCGAATCGATCGTCTACCTGCGTATGTTTTTAATGTCACCGCAGAGCTGAAGCTCGAAGCGAGACGCCGAGGGGAGGACATCGTCGATCTCAGCATGGGCAACCCGGACGGCGCAACGCCGCCACACATCGTGGCAAAGCTCTGCGAGGTCGCTCAGCGGGACGACACCCACGGGTATTCGAGTTCAAAAGGCATTCACCGGCTGCGCCGCACGATCGCCCAGTGGTACCAGAACAGATACAACGTCGAGATCGATCCAGAAACCGAGGCAATCGTTACAATCGGCTCCAAGGAAGGCCTGGCGCACTTGATGCTCGCGACCCTGGATGCAGGCGACACGGTACTCGTGCCGAACCCAAGTTATCCGATCCATATCTATGGTGCGGTGATCGCGGGCGCTCAAGTCCGCTCCGTTCCACTTGTTTCAGGCGTGGATTTTTTCATCGAGCTGGAACGGGCCATTCGTGAATCCATTCCGACGCCAAAGATGATGATCTTCGGCTTTCCTTCGAACCCAACCGCGCAATGTGTCGAACTCGATTTCTTTGAACGGGTAATCGCGCTTGCCAAGCAATACGACATTTTGGTCGTGCATGACCTTGCTTATGCGGACATCGTATTTGATGGCTGGCAAGCCCCCTCGATCATGCAGGTGCCTGGCGCCAAGGATGTTGCGGTCGAATTCTTTACGCTTTCGAAAAGCTACAACATGGCCGGATGGCGCGTTGGTTTCATGGTGGGTAACGCCGAACTCGTTAATGCCCTGGCTCGTATCAAGAGCTACCACGACTACGGCATGTTTACCCCGCTTCAGGTCGCCGCAATAGCGGCACTGGAGGGCGACCAAAGCTGCGTGAAGGCGATAGCCGAAACCTACCAAGCCCGCCGAGATGTGCTGGTTTCAGGATTACGAGCCATCGGCTGGATGGTCGAGCAACCCAAAGCGACCATGTATGTCTGGGCGAAAATTCCTGAACAGTACCAGCATCTGGGTTCGCTGGAGTTCGCCAAAAAGCTGATGGTAGAGGCTAAGGTGGCGGTTTCTCCTGGGATCGGTTTCGGCGAGTATGGCGATGATCATGTGCGTTTTGCGTTGATAGAAAACCAGAGCCGCATCCGCCAAGCGCTGCGTGGGATTCGAGCAATGCTTAGGGCCGAGGGCTCTGAATGA